The Ignicoccus islandicus DSM 13165 sequence TCAAAAATCGAACTAAACCTTCTTCGGGAAAACCTTTCAGGAAATGACGTAAAGTTAAGGAGCGAGAGGCTCAAGGAGTTATCCGAGTTTATGAGGGAATTAATTAAAAAGGTAGAGCGTGAGTTAAGTAATACGAAAATAATAGATCCACCATTCATTATAAAGAATGGATCCGTAATAATATTGGATAAATCTACCTACTTACAAGCATCCGGTAGAACTTCTAGACTAACCTTTAAGGGATTCACGAAGGGCGTAAGCGTTATCTTATATAGCGATGAGGACGTCATGGAGGCCTTCGAGAAGCTGTTATCGGATATCACGACATTTGAAAGTGAGGTCAAGCCTCCTGAAGGATACAAAGAAGTCGATGCTGAAAGCGTACTGATGATAGTAGAATCCCCAACTAAGGCTAGAACTATTGCTAGGATCTTCGGCGGAGGTTCTTCAGTAAACCTCTTTGGTAGTAAGGTCTACACAACTGCAGTTAAACTTGACGACAAGGTTTATTTTCTTTATATTACAGCAAGCAAGGGCCACCTATTCGACCTTACATTAGATGACATAGGTCTTCATGGTGTAATGATAGAGGGGAACGAACTAATTCCCGTATATTCACCTATTAAGAGGTGTTTGGAATGCGGATATGCGTGGAGTGGAAGTCTGAACGTTTGTCCGAGATGCGGTTCAACGAAAATAGATAATTCAATCGAGCGCGTAAACTCGTTAAGGAAATTAGCCTATGTAGTTAATACTGTAATACTTGCGACGGATCCTGATGAAGAAGGAGAGAAAATAGCATGGGATCTAGAGGCTATGTTAAAACCATTCAACAAGAACGTGAGGAGGGCCACATATTTTGAAGTTACGAAACGCGGTATAGAAGAATCACTGAAGAACCTAAAACACGTTGACGAATCAGTGGTTAGATCGCAAATAGTGAGAAGAGTGGACGATAGGATAGTTGGTTTTGAGGTTAGTAAAGAACTATGGTCGATATTCTCCAGAAAGAATATAGGTTTAGGTAGAGTGCAAGGGCCGGTTCTTAACTACATTGTAGAAAGGAACGAGAAGTGGAAGGAAAATAGAGGTTTTGTCATTACACTCGTTCTTGAAAACAACGACGTGATTAGGGTTTTCAGTGCAAGCAAAGAGGAAATGGAAAGGTTATTATCACTCAAGGAAGTCGAAATAATTTCGAAGGTTGAAAGCATTGATGAGATTCCACCACCTCCACCGCTAACTACTGATGAATTATTGGCAGAAGCTGCTAAGATGGGACTAGAACCTAACAAAGTTATGAAAATCTCCCAAACCCTCTTCGAAATGGGTCTTATTACCTACCACAGAACAGACTCTACGAGAATATCGAGCCACGGAATATCTCTAGCCAAGGAAATTATATTAAGGGAGTATGGAGAAAGTAGGTTCCATCCACGTTCTTGGAGTAGCGAAGGGGCTCATGAGGCCATCAGACCTACTCATGCACTCACTCCAAGGGAGCTATTATCTCTTATATATGTTAACGAAAGTTATTCGAGACTTACTGCAGATCACGTAAAGGTATATGAGATAATATTTAGGAGGTTCGTTGCAAGTCAGATGAAGAACGTGAAGGTTAGGAAACTAAGGGTGACGTATAGAGTAAATAATAGTGTTATTCAAAGGGAATACGTTACTGAGGTTGTAGAAGATGGATGGAACTTGGTGTTAGATCTCCCAGTCTTTACGGGAGAAATGAGACTGGGTAAAGTCAAAGTAGTAAATGCTAGAGCGTTGAGAGCATCCAAATTCCCACTTCCTTCAGCGAGCGAGGTCATTAAGTGGATGAGGGAAGTTGGGATAGGACGACCTAGTACTTACGCAAGGACATTGGAGGCATTGCGAAGACACGGTTTGGTCGTATTTAGTAAGTATAAGAAACTTCTAGTCGCCACCCGCGATGGTTATCGAGTTAAGGAAGTTATGGGCATGCACTTCCCAGAGTTGCTTTCAGCTGAATACACTAAGCACCTCCAAGAGCTCATGGAGAGGGCACCAGAAGAGTTCGAAGAAGTAATTTCAATGATTGCAGGGAAGTCGAAATTTATAAGGGAAGCTTTTGCTTCAGAACAATCTTAATGTATGGAATTCTCCTCCTTCCTCTCTCTTCGCTTCCTATCTCTACTCTCTCTATCTCTACGGCATCTCCTATCCTTCCTCTCAATCTGTTGAAGACGTAAACTGCTTTGTAGATATTTTTGCCTCGTCCTACTATTTCAATTACTGGTACTCCGCTGTTTATTGCTAAAATCGCTTGCAATACGTAATCGTTGATATTGTCCTTAACTACTGTTATGACTTCCTTTTCCATTTTACCTTCCACCCTTTCTTAGGAGCGTACATAAAGAGTTTAAAACGTAATACTATTAGGGATATGGTTCGGTCGAAATCATCATTTTCGAATAGTTACGAGTATTTACCTAGTATTACTGAACATTGTGTTAGATGTAAGTCGTGGGAACTACCCATAATATTGGGGTATTAAAATGATTACGTTTATTGCGAGGGTTTATCGAAGCAAGTCTAAGGTAGTCCTTGCAATGAGTAATGGAAAAGTGAAAGTGATTGAGTTAAGCATTTGGAATAAGTATCTTTCGAAGTGTTGGACTTACGGCTATGCATACTTATGTAAGAGAAGTCTCATATTAAAGTATGGTGATCTAGTAATTGGACTAGTCAAAAAGAACGAGCCTCCAATGCCAGAGGATGTAGAAGCACTAATGCCACTAATAGAGAAATTATCGTTCCCGCATTTCGTTGTCGATGAAGTGATCAGCTTGATGTACTCTAGAGATACGCTTTTAGACCTATCTTGCGCGGGCTGTGAAGTATCCAATTTAGTGCCAGGGAAGATAAGCGTAGCAGAGGTAGCCTAATTGATTCTCCAGTCTTAACTCATTTCGTCTAATACGTAATCTCCTTACTGCGAAAATTAGACACTAACGATAACCTTTGTGAAGCCTACTTAACTAGAACTCTTAATAAGTGATGTATGAATACAACTCCGGTAACGAGACTAAGGTGAACGAGCGTGTCATCCCTAAAGGTTGAAAGGCTTAACGCTCCCTCGAAGATGAACGAGAAATACGTCGAAATAGCTGGAAGAAAAATACCGATTGGAGGAAGACTACCGAAACCAAGAGAAAACGAAAAGCTATTGAAAGTAACTCAAAGTCTATGTCCTCATTGTTACAGACTACTGCCAGCAATAGTTGTGGAAAGGGAAGGTAAAGTCTATATTAGGAGAGAATGTCCTGAGCATGGGGAGATAGAGGAAGTATACTACGGTGACGCCGAAATTTACCATAAGTTTGAGAAATGGGAAAGAGACGGTAAAGGAACTTATTCGCATGTTCAATTAACGGCACCGTGTCCCTACTCATGCGGTCTTTGTCCATTACATCGATCTCACACAGCTCTCTTAAATATAGTTCTAACTAATAGATGCGATCTTACGTGCTGGTATTGCTTCTTCTACGCAGATAAGGCTGGGTATGTTTACGAACCAACATTGGAACAAATAAAGACTATGGTAGAGGCAGCTCTCAAACAAGGCGTGCCTCTAGCGGTGCAGCTTACTGGTGGCGAACCAACTCTACGGAAGGACCTTAGAGACATAGTGATTTTACTTAGGAAGATGGGTGTTAGACATATTCAACTTAATACACATGGAATAAAATTTGCTGAACTCTACCTTCAGGATAAAGAGAAGGCAGCTGAATACGTTAGGAGCCTAAGATACCTCGACGATGGGACGGTTGGAATAAATACTGTATACCTATCATTCGACGGTGTAACGCCTCAAACGAATCCCAAGAACCATTGGGAGGTACCCTATACTTTTGCGGCATTCAGAAAAGGCGGAATGACCTCAGTTGTTCTGGTCCCAACCGTCATAAAGAATTGGAACTTACACGAAGTTGGAGACATAGTCAGATTCGCAGCTTACAACATGGACATCGTTAGAGGCGTCAACTTCCAGCCTGTTTCTCTAACTGGTTTGATGCCTAGGAAAGAGAGAAACAACGCGAGAGTCACTATTCCCGACTTGATTAAGGCACTAGAAGAGCAAACTGATGGTCAGATAACAAAGGACGATTGGTATCCAGTTCCCGTGACCGTGGCCTTCTCGAGATTTATGGAGGCATTCAAATCCGATACTCCTCACTTTGAACTGACTAATCACCCTATGTGCGGTGCCGCCACCTATACGTATGTGGAAAGGAATGGCAATAAAGTCAGATTCGTTCCGTTACCGCGTTTCGTGGACGTGGAAGGACTTGCCGAATACTTAGAAGAGAAAACGGAGGAACTTCAAAAGGGCGGTCTCATAACGAAAACCAAAGTAGGATTGAAGATAATATATAATCTCAGGA is a genomic window containing:
- the rgy gene encoding reverse gyrase translates to MIYREACPSCGGDIERSRLTYGLSCGYCDGKSGLFEWMRKLEEEYERFSEYLKSEYGIEPSEVQKTWIKLLLSGEDVVISAPTGMGKSTILGAYAQYVKRKGLKVLYIVPTRSLITQVANRVSGIEVVTSAKVIKNPSAYKGYDVIIVDDVDAALKSEKTVAALMKIAGLDDVYEEARRAAKLLIEAMNGNEQALEEYVSLKAKLSKYKRKSSQLIFSSATHGRPSLIARLMLSALGIRPVFIPPLLREIDDVKLKVESLEKQLPSLIRKLMETGYGGIVFVHEGGPKDEILRILKENDIKAKEVGSRSIKAIKEFEKGEIDVLVASASRYGVVARGIDMPDRLRFAIFIEPPHKKLELRKMLSNPLFMLRILKKLGLEQEFLELGKKVKKLSKIELNLLRENLSGNDVKLRSERLKELSEFMRELIKKVERELSNTKIIDPPFIIKNGSVIILDKSTYLQASGRTSRLTFKGFTKGVSVILYSDEDVMEAFEKLLSDITTFESEVKPPEGYKEVDAESVLMIVESPTKARTIARIFGGGSSVNLFGSKVYTTAVKLDDKVYFLYITASKGHLFDLTLDDIGLHGVMIEGNELIPVYSPIKRCLECGYAWSGSLNVCPRCGSTKIDNSIERVNSLRKLAYVVNTVILATDPDEEGEKIAWDLEAMLKPFNKNVRRATYFEVTKRGIEESLKNLKHVDESVVRSQIVRRVDDRIVGFEVSKELWSIFSRKNIGLGRVQGPVLNYIVERNEKWKENRGFVITLVLENNDVIRVFSASKEEMERLLSLKEVEIISKVESIDEIPPPPPLTTDELLAEAAKMGLEPNKVMKISQTLFEMGLITYHRTDSTRISSHGISLAKEIILREYGESRFHPRSWSSEGAHEAIRPTHALTPRELLSLIYVNESYSRLTADHVKVYEIIFRRFVASQMKNVKVRKLRVTYRVNNSVIQREYVTEVVEDGWNLVLDLPVFTGEMRLGKVKVVNARALRASKFPLPSASEVIKWMREVGIGRPSTYARTLEALRRHGLVVFSKYKKLLVATRDGYRVKEVMGMHFPELLSAEYTKHLQELMERAPEEFEEVISMIAGKSKFIREAFASEQS
- the tes gene encoding tetraether lipid synthase Tes — protein: MNEKYVEIAGRKIPIGGRLPKPRENEKLLKVTQSLCPHCYRLLPAIVVEREGKVYIRRECPEHGEIEEVYYGDAEIYHKFEKWERDGKGTYSHVQLTAPCPYSCGLCPLHRSHTALLNIVLTNRCDLTCWYCFFYADKAGYVYEPTLEQIKTMVEAALKQGVPLAVQLTGGEPTLRKDLRDIVILLRKMGVRHIQLNTHGIKFAELYLQDKEKAAEYVRSLRYLDDGTVGINTVYLSFDGVTPQTNPKNHWEVPYTFAAFRKGGMTSVVLVPTVIKNWNLHEVGDIVRFAAYNMDIVRGVNFQPVSLTGLMPRKERNNARVTIPDLIKALEEQTDGQITKDDWYPVPVTVAFSRFMEAFKSDTPHFELTNHPMCGAATYTYVERNGNKVRFVPLPRFVDVEGLAEYLEEKTEELQKGGLITKTKVGLKIIYNLRKFIDQSKAPEGFDFWNLLYNVLIKRNYEALGKLHYHLLYIGTMHFMDLYNYDVERVMRCNIHYGSPDGRVIPFCTYNVLNDLYRDYIIKKYSMSLEEAKKVLGDDALRKYVRNVKLLQSGNEYLETYRPFMDKIKKGTVGSTQPS